A stretch of the Metopolophium dirhodum isolate CAU chromosome 8, ASM1992520v1, whole genome shotgun sequence genome encodes the following:
- the LOC132950493 gene encoding U6 snRNA-associated Sm-like protein LSm4, translating to MLPLSLLKTAQNHPMLVELKNGETYNGHLVTCDSWMNINLREVICTSKDGDRFWRLPECYIRGSMIKYLRIPDEIFDMVKEDIVVNKARGRTDNQKNRAPRGARQGFSGRGGGGNNRGTGPQQQRGGPNKFRGK from the exons ATG tTACCTCTTTCGTTATTAAAAACTGCCCAGAATCACCCAATG TTGGTGGAATTAAAAAATGGTGAAACATACAACGGACATTTAGTGACTTGCGATAGTTGGATGAATATCAATTTACGAGAAGTGATCTGCACATCTAAA gatGGAGATAGATTTTGGAGACTTCCGGAATGTTATATTAGAGGTAGTATGATTAAATACTTGAGAATACCAGATGAAATATTTGATATGGTGAAAGAAGATATAGTTGTAAATAAAGCTCGTGGCCGAACAGATAACCAGAAAAATCGTGCTCCTAGAGGAGCTAgacaag GGTTCAGTGGGAGAGGCGGTGGTGGTAACAACCGAGGTACTGGACCACAACAACAAAGAGGTGGCCCAAATAAGTTTCGaggaaaataa
- the LOC132950491 gene encoding valine--tRNA ligase-like: protein MMFIIKSNMNITLLHSKYLKKYKRIGCYCYSIDFKHGENQILPKKYEPKIVEKSKNTVLPNINSLNHNTDNQKTFSIILPPPNITGSLHLGHALTATIQDIIVRWYRMSGVDVVWVPGTDHAGIATQVVVEKKLFAEKNVNRQDIGRKAFNQEVIKWKESKISIIRNQLKNLGVTLDWNRETFTMDEKQSRAVNEAIIRLFDGKLLYRKYSLVNWCCSLQSTVSDIEIDHKEISGRTYISLPGNNRPAEFGILTDIAYKFHDSDQEIIVSTTRPETLLGDVAVAVNPDDVRYKGLNGVKLWHPFRKCTIPLIYDHSVDKHFGTGAVKLTPAHDVFDFELAAKHDLPIINVIDESGNINCEYDEFNGLPRYEARTAIVQKLKEINLLRDSKEHMMSIPICSRTGDIIEHLPKQQWFINCKEMAQKASESLRNGKLTIEPTHYHNQWFLWLDNSKDWCVSRQLWWGHRLPLFETKYGWISAHNTDEAIKKIGAKIKLSEKEMATLDIRQEEDVLDTWFSSALLPFSSFGWPDKTEDLKKYYPLSVMETGHDILTFWIARMVMLGTFLTGSLPFKNVILHGMICDSHGRKMSKSLGNVVDPEDIINGISLEDLQNKVKANAKSGTISYDELEKALVRQKKLFPDGIKESGTDALRLTLVSQNIKNQVIHFDVNECYQNRMFCNKIWQATRFVLMWAKEKKVHDYISPTPSNMIQFWILSRLGDCVHKINNSFQNYDIYIATTKLRQFFYNEFCDVFLETCKPIFEHGTDEEIQTTCKVLLYVLDTSLRLMNPLMPFLSETLYCALPGKNNTPIEYTKFPEPIEYARWLNEQLDADMKTVRDIVTAIRRIRSINNFSKDQSEIILHSKCHKLLHKYEDIIQHLSGSTLCFVEENSNLKLNSISDIVGDHTEIHLLLKGGSLEYKKYYSILNSRRQRLQKQVMKIEKSLSKTFKNSTENSRVARGDKMHSLMEEINRISMYMKTIKEKELVTD, encoded by the exons atgatgtttattataaaaagtaatatgaaCATTACATTATTGCATAGCAAATAcctgaaaaaatacaaaagaatTGGTTGTTACTGTTATTCTATAGACTTTAAACACG gagaaaatcaaatattaccCAAGAAATATGAACCTAAAATAGTTGAAAAGTCCAAAAATACTGTATTGCccaatattaatagtttaaatcataatactGACAATCAAAAGACTTTTTCTATCATATTGCCACCACCAAACATCACTGGATCTTTGCATTTGGGCCATGCGCTTACAGCCACTATACAGGATATTATTGTCCGAtg gtacagaATGAGCGGTGTTGATGTAGTATGGGTACCAGGTACTGATCATGCTGGTATTGCTACCCAAGtagttgtagaaaaaaaattatttgctgaaaaaaatgtcaatagacAAGATATTGGTAGGAAAGCTTTTAACCAAGAAGTGATAAAATGGAAAGAGAGCAAAATTTCAATCATTAGAAATCAATTGAAAAATCTTGGCGTAACATTAGATTGGAACAGAGAGACTTTCACAATGGATGAA aaGCAAAGCAGAGCTGTAAATGAAGCTATTATACGATTATTTGATGGCAAACTCCTATACCGAAAATATTCATTAGTTAATTGGTGTTGTTCTCTACAATCTACAGTTTCTGATATTGAAATAGATCATAAAGAAATTTCGGGAAGAACTTATATTAGCTTACCAGGGAATAATAGACCTGCAGAGTTTGGTATTCTCACTGATATAGCTTACAAATTTCACGATTCTG ATCAAGAAATTATTGTATCAACAACTAGACCAGAGACTTTACTTGGAGACGTAGCAGTTGCTGTAAACCCTGATGATGTTAGGTATAAAGGGCTTAATGGTGTTAAATTATGGCATCCTTTTAGAAAATGTACTATACCTTTAATTTATGATCATTCCGTTGACAAACATTTTGGAACAG ggGCAGTTAAGTTAACTCCTGCTCatgatgtttttgattttgaattagcTGCCAAACATGATCTTCCCATAATCAATGTTATTGACGAATCTGGAAATATTAACTGCGAATACGATGAATTTAAT gGTTTACCAAGATATGAAGCTAGAACTgctatagttcaaaaattaaaagaaattaatttattaagagACTCAAAAGAACACATGATGTCAATACCTATATGTAGCCGCACTGGTGATATAATAGAACATCTACCAAAACAACAATG GTTTATAAATTGCAAAGAAATGGCCCAAAAAGCATCTGAATCATTAAGAAATGGTAAATTAACTATTGAACCTACTCATTATCATAATCAATGGTTTTTATGGCTTGATAATTCTAa agatTGGTGTGTATCTAGACAACTCTGGTGGGGCCATAGATTGCCATTATTTGAAACTAAATATGGTTGGATTTCTGCTCATAATACAGATgaagctattaaaaaaattggagctaaaattaaattatcagaaaAAGAAATGGCTACTTTGGATATTCGACAAGAAGAAGATGTACTAGATACTTGGTTTTCCTCAGCATTGCTACCGTTCTCTTCATTTGGTTGGCCTGATAAG ACGGaagatttaaagaaatattaccCTTTGAGTGTTATGGAAACTGGACATGATATTCTAACATTTTGGATTGCCAGAATGGTGATGCTAGGAACATTTTTAACAGGATCACTTCCTTTTAAA aATGTGATTTTACATGGTATGATATGTGATAGCCATGGTAGAAAAATGTCCAAAAGTCTAGGAAACGTTGTTGATCCTGAAGATATCATTAATGGAATTTCATTAGAG gATTTACAAAACAAAGTTAAAGCCAATGCTAAATCGGGTACAATATCATATGATGAATTAGAAAAGGCCTTGGTGagacagaaaaaactatttccaGATGGTATTAAAGAGAGTGGTACAGATGCCCTTAGACTAACTCTTGTTTCTCAAAACATCAAaa ATCAAGTAATTCACTTTGATGTGAATGAATGTTATCAAAATCGCatgttttgtaataaaatatggcaAGCTACAAGATTTGTACTAATGTGGgcgaaagaaaaaaaagttcatGATTATATATCACCAACTCCCAGTAATATGATCCAATTTTGGATACTGAGTCGTTTAGGAGATTgtgttcataaaattaataactcgttccaaaattatgatatttacatTGCCACAACTAAATTgagacaatttttttacaatgagtTCTGTGATGTTTttttg gAAACATGTAAACCTATTTTTGAACATGGTACTGACGAAGAGATTCAAACAACTTGCAAGGTGCTATTATATGTTCTGGATACATCTCTCAGACTCATGAACCCACTTATGCCTTTTTTGTCAGAAACCCTTTATTGTGCCTTACctggaaaaaataatacaccaaTAGAATATACTAAGTTTCCAGAACCAATTgaa tatgcGCGATGGCTTAATGAACAGTTAGATGCTGATATGAAAACAGTAAGGGATATAGTTACAGCAATACGTAGAATTcgatcaataaataattttagcaaAGATCAATCTGAAA ttatactaCATTCAAAATgccataaattattacataagtaTGAAgatattattcaacatttatCAGGATCAACTTTGTGTTTTGTAGaagaaaattctaatttaaagtTGAATTCAATTTCTGATATAGTTGGTGATCATACTGAAATTCATcttcttttaaaa GGTGGAagtttagaatacaaaaaatattatagtatattaaattcaaGACGTCAACGTTTACAAAAACAAGTaatgaaaatagaaaaatcattaagtaaaacatttaaaaatagtacaGAGAATTCGAGAGTAGCACGAGGAGATAAG atgcATTCGTTAATGGAAGAAATAAATAGAATCAGCATGTACATGAAAACTATCAAGGAAAAAGAATTAGTAACCGATTAA
- the LOC132950492 gene encoding dynactin subunit 6 has protein sequence MSSKVKIGQGAMVCKEIKVKGQVSFGASTIIHPGVTLIAEAGPIEIGENNIIEEYVNIIHKFLPGDEQSEPVTLKIGSNNVFEVYSTIEGVSSIGDNNIFESKSFVGRNLTIGNDCIIGAGCHLTSTSPIEDGTCVYGKNCTRQKAFCKPSVPGGHREFLIKLLPSYHLLRKNKNPIEGN, from the exons ATGTCATCAaa AGTTAAAATTGGTCAAGGAGCTATGGTTTGTAAAGAAATTAAAGTTAAGGGTCAAGTAAGTTTTGGCGCATCTACAATAATTCATCCTGGTGTAACCTTAATAGCCGAAGCTGGACCCATTGAAATaggggaaaataatattattgaagaatatgtcaatattattcACAA atttttaccTGGAGATGAACAGTCTGAGCCTGTGACACTCAAAATTGGTTCTAATAATGTGTTTGAAGTATATTCAACCATCGAGGGAGTCAGCTCTATTGGAGACAATAACATATTTGAATCGAAAA gttTTGTTGGTCGAAATTTAACAATAGGCAATGATTGTATTATTGGAGCAGGTTGTCATTTAACATCTACCTCGCCTATTGAAGATGGCACTTGTGTGTATGGTAAAAATTGTACTAGACAAAAAGCTTTTTGTAAACCATca gttcCTGGAGGGCATCGTGAATTTCTGATCAAATTGTTACCAAGTTAccatttattaagaaaaaataaaaaccctatcgaaggaaattaa